One part of the Phycisphaerae bacterium genome encodes these proteins:
- a CDS encoding SpoIIE family protein phosphatase — protein MPNLIVTFPDGRTQAYNMRKPELLIGRDSGCDLSLPDDTITSRQHAKILLRADNSLWIHDLKSKNGTTVNERAIAAAPLHPGDRIRIGTYVITLAAEAHRPEAQVDTPTDLTTGVTSGWRAEPHSELSQRRLKTLYELNERLAGRFDRDDLLRELLNVCTEQLRFERAGIALWNASSKHLNWIELNNVGHGGPAGEFLISRSIVDRCVNDAERILINDTSSSDVDPTQSMISNNIRSAMCVPMVYLQEVHGVIYGDRVTTSGGYRKEDIDFFGALGRLGAMGLANVQLVEEIKRRDYVDAQLRTARQIQVELFPGEPLQTDSVRIDALNDPGQKVSGDYYDYFVRDDGLIVAVIADVAGKGLPASLLTANIQAAVRLILDSQTDIAAAMRQLNKLAIRNMHESRFITGIFGLLDPKRREFTFCNAGHPPPYLIEARSTMRKLEFEPDLPLGIEENDLCYHARTITLPASTSSILMFTDGVPDAEDEHGEQFGEGRLVATLNANLAQPSHELVTRVRRSIKQFTRNQPLTDDVTLLAIELS, from the coding sequence ATGCCGAACCTGATCGTCACATTCCCCGACGGCCGTACACAGGCATACAACATGCGAAAGCCCGAGCTGCTGATCGGGCGAGACAGCGGATGCGATCTGTCGCTACCGGATGACACGATCACTTCGCGCCAGCATGCCAAGATTCTGCTGCGAGCAGACAATTCGCTCTGGATTCACGATCTGAAAAGCAAGAACGGCACAACCGTCAACGAACGTGCCATCGCCGCAGCGCCGCTGCACCCCGGCGATCGGATCCGAATCGGCACCTATGTCATCACGCTCGCAGCGGAGGCCCATCGGCCCGAAGCCCAGGTGGATACCCCAACGGACCTGACGACGGGGGTAACTTCCGGCTGGCGTGCAGAACCGCATTCAGAACTTTCGCAACGACGCCTCAAGACGCTATATGAACTGAATGAACGCCTCGCCGGCCGGTTTGACCGCGACGATCTGCTTCGCGAACTGCTCAATGTCTGTACTGAACAACTACGTTTTGAGCGGGCGGGCATCGCACTTTGGAATGCCTCATCGAAGCATCTGAACTGGATTGAACTCAACAACGTCGGTCATGGCGGACCCGCGGGCGAATTCCTCATCAGCCGATCGATTGTTGATCGATGCGTAAATGACGCCGAGCGCATTCTGATCAACGACACCAGCTCATCCGACGTGGACCCGACCCAGAGCATGATCTCGAACAACATCCGCAGCGCGATGTGCGTTCCGATGGTGTACCTTCAGGAAGTTCATGGCGTCATCTATGGCGACCGTGTCACGACGAGTGGCGGCTACAGGAAGGAAGACATCGACTTTTTCGGCGCACTCGGCCGGCTCGGCGCGATGGGCCTCGCAAATGTTCAGTTGGTGGAGGAAATCAAACGGCGGGATTACGTCGATGCCCAATTGCGAACGGCGCGACAAATTCAGGTTGAGCTATTTCCAGGGGAACCACTTCAAACCGATTCGGTCCGGATCGACGCCTTAAATGACCCCGGGCAGAAGGTTTCCGGTGACTACTACGACTACTTCGTCCGCGATGACGGTCTGATTGTCGCGGTCATCGCCGATGTCGCCGGCAAGGGGCTGCCGGCTTCACTGCTGACCGCAAACATCCAGGCGGCCGTTCGGCTGATACTCGATTCTCAAACGGACATCGCGGCTGCCATGCGACAACTCAACAAGCTGGCGATCCGAAACATGCACGAATCGCGATTCATAACCGGAATCTTCGGCCTGCTCGACCCCAAGCGCCGGGAGTTTACATTCTGTAATGCAGGACATCCCCCGCCTTACCTGATCGAGGCGCGATCCACCATGCGAAAACTGGAATTCGAACCCGACCTGCCGCTCGGCATCGAGGAAAACGACCTGTGCTACCACGCCAGGACGATCACGCTGCCCGCATCGACCTCCTCGATCCTGATGTTCACAGACGGCGTGCCCGATGCCGAGGATGAGCATGGGGAGCAATTCGGCGAGGGTCGACTGGTGGCCACATTAAATGCGAATCTGGCGCAGCCTTCGCACGAGCTCGTGACGCGCGTCCGCCGATCGATCAAGCAATTCACCCGCAACCAGCCTCTGACGGACGACGTCACGCTCCTTGCAATCGAGCTTTCATGA